The DNA sequence agaggagccagatgaggtggcttgggcatctgattcggatgcctcctgagcgcctccccggtgaggtgttccggtcatgtcccaccgggaggagacccagaggaagacccaggacacgctggagagactatgtcacccagctggcctgggaacgactcgggatcccccggggagagctggaagaagtagctagggagagggaagtctgggcttccctgctaaagctgttgcccccgcgacccggccccggataagcggtagatgatggatggatggatggatattactgtatatgttttatgttcaataaacaaacaaaccaaaccaaattgGGGTCTTGCACGATAGGTTAAATTAAAACTATAGATAAATAACtattgcagaggtgcagggatcGACTGCGGCTTCGGccctcctgcgtggagtttgcatgttctctccatgcatgtgttgtttttctccaggtacaccagtttcctcccatattccaaaaacatgcatgtaaggTTAATGGaatgttctaaattgtccctaggtgtgaatgagtgtgaatggttcttcCTCTATGtatttggaatttctccattgtgagacaattaaaggtttttcttttatCTTATGCCCTGAGATTGACGACCAATTTGGGATGTACCCGCCGACTGGcccaaaacagctgggataggctcccacgACCCTAGAGAGGATAAGCGGATAGATGGATGGCTGAATCTGTCGGTGACAGTTGACAATCAGTGTTACAGTAGCTAGCTAATCTGTACAGGAGGTAGAAGTAGACATGTGCtacaacacaaaagcaaagcaacgGCAAAGAAAATGACATTATCTATGGTAATTAAGTCAGCAAAACTTTGCTCTTTACTAAGACTTGTTCCTGCTTATATTGGATAAAactctgcattttattttgtgaaacccTGAGAGTGGATGTTATCGTTAAAAAAATAACGTCTTAGAGTATGTTACAAGAATGCGAAGGATTTTTGTGAAAGCATATGGCCACCCCTCTGTGAGGTCCAGTTTTGCGTTACCTGCCTGCTCGACTGTATATTTTCTGTCTCCCGCCCctgactttcattcattcattcatcttccgagccgcttgatcctcattagggtcgcggggagtgctggagcctatcccagctgtcttcgggcagtaggcgggggacaccctgaatcggttgccagccaatcgcagggcacacagaaacgaacaaccattcaccctcacactcacacctagggacaattttgagagttcaatcagcctgccacgcatgttttcggaatgtgggaggaaaccggagcacccggagaaaacccacgcaggcccggggagaacatgcaaactccacacagggaggccggagctggaatcgaacccggtacctctgcactgtgaagccgacgtgctaaccactggcctaccgggccgcccccctgaCTTCATTAGTGTATTTAAGATTTTTCAGGTAGTTCTTGAgtactgtgtttatttttctggCGACTTTTACTTTTTATTCTTCCTCCATACATTTGAAAACGGACATTTGTATTTTCTACTACAAGCacttcaactgaaaaaaaaaagaatgtggctGCGATGGTCCGCAAGAACACAAAACGTCATCCATTTAAAAATGAGCACGAGTCAATACAGGCgacgttgtttttgttgtcatcatAGCGCCATCTGCTGAATATTTCCGGAACAAAACTCGGCCCCTGTCCCCCGTGGAGCAGCAACCAGTCGCTATGACGTCATTGCTACTCACCGCATGTTTATGTGCTCTGTGTTTCGCGCACACGCCACCCTAATCCAAAATACATCATCATTTTTGGCCTCTAATGATGTCGAACGCAAGGGCCGGCGTCAGGATGAATTAATTGCACGATAGCATTTGGTTTGGTTAGCATGTGATAGTATTAGGCGTGTTCCAATTTCACCGGAAGTCAAAGAGCGCCCGTGACAGGTTAGTGCATGCTCAAAAATGTTTCACGTTGTATATTTGCTACATTAAGCGTTACTTTAAATTATTTCACTTGCAGTTTAGAATGTTATTAAATTATCACAGTTAGGAGCCAGAGTAATGAGCCAGTGATCTATGAAGTGTTAATTAATACAAATAATTGAAACGACATTATCATATCTATTAGTAATTAACACTCCTAAATAAACACACTAATGAACATATAGGAATATCTGTATTTAACTCCAGTGAGTTTAATTCTATTAGAAAGGGAACCAGCTTTttcaagcatttaaaaaaaataccggtaaCTGAATTCAAAATCACCCatcaaaatgtacagtacatgttgtAAAGTTTACATAGATAAACCTTTACTAAGATAAACCTTTGCTcatataatatccatccatgcatccatccacccatccagcaATGCATTTAGTTTGCCTGACACAAATGGCATACGATCGCTGTGCTCATTTTAACCtaatatttaaatgtgttcaCCTCTTCAAATACAGTGAAAACATGTATCAATCAATTCATATCTACTCTTCATTTAGCTCATGCCTGGCGAAAAGCCTAATGTTGGCGGGGTGGTGGGGCCCAAAAGATCCCTGTATGCACTTCCTTCGCTCACAGGTAAAACTCACATAGTGTATTTCCACAAGTAATGGCCTATGTCTTTATcctttacaccaggggtgcccattaggtagatgctgatctaccggtagatctaagacaggtcccaagtagatccgaggagtgtcgagaagaaaaaaaaacaaccatttgtgtgtctttgttcatgttagtaatatattttttgtgttaatatacactgcatcctaatcatcttatcagtctcattttcacaaagaaaataaaataaagcaggtaaatcttaaatttatggtggcgtgtgattacgtcaccggaagttgttagctcagcagtttgcaattgcagcttgtgatcagagctgttggctctatcttttatcgtcatgattctcattcagagtttgcttcgtgtacaattcacagagggcccGAGCAAACAATAGGAATCTagaagggcccagggaagcactttaaaatggtacgtgtgagctacgatagttaacaggctgcaaaagagCGTCGCAGGCCTCCtatcaggctgtttctcatcatggcgtgcgcgcgcgcgtgtgtgtgcgtgtgcgcgcgccggtaagggttgATCCCGGGAGgtgagttgatcgaaaagtagatcttcgatccaaaaagtttgggaaccTCTGCTTTACACAAATCAATCCCTTGCACCTATgttgaaaacatgcaaattacaaaattgatcaaatatcagAATGGTGCTACAGCTGTGCAGCAAGCGAAAAGTTGAATTTGACATGAACTTGTTCGGTCGtttgtgcttgtttgtgtgtgttaactGTCAAAATTAATCGTTTTATTAAGCAACGCCACAAAATGCAGGTCAGAAAGACACATCACACATCAGGCAAAACCGGCCATTTCCGAGCTGCCGCTGGAtttaatttagcatttttttaaagtatgtaAAAATGGGTTATCAGTTAGCCTGGTAACCAAGCCCTGACTGTTTTCTGAGCAGGTTTGGGAGGGGTTAAATCACTGTGAAGACACCCCACAGTACACTCATTTTTCAGTGACATCCTTTGCTGACTTGGATTGaaaggaggggtgtgggggtgttccccgatttttgtgtgtgcactctGCTTCAGGTTTTGTGTCGTAAAGAGGAAGTTTAGCATTTACAAGCAGATTGCGGAAGAAAAATCATCCTGAATTCAACCCCATATTCACTGCATAATCTTTCAGAGATATCTGAATATGTTGGTCAACAGGAAATTTTAGTCAGAGATGGCTTTAATGTGTACCCAAAGGTATCTTTGATGctgattttacaattgtttactttttggggttttgagatatgtttgtttgtttttatagttgtgttttttcttttttttttttttttacctagaaAATCTTGCACAATATGGATTTTACCTTGTGTTGTACTTTATAGCTATGattcaggaaaaacaaaaatctaccTGTACCTGAACCTAACCTTTAATTCATAACTACTAGTAAATAAATTACTATATTACAGGCATTCTGATTATGATTTTtagtattatcattatttttattcagccatccaatttctaatccacttatcctcatgagggtcgcgggcgtgctggagcctattccagctgtctttgggcagtcggcggggtacactctAAACTTGTttccatccaatcgcagggcacacaagaaTGCTGGGAAGAATCCAGCATACCCatggccctcgtgaggataagcggcttagATAATGATTGGATGACTGGATGGATGTTATGATTAGTGCTAACATCTGTGCCTTCCCGTCTTAACTAGGCGCGAATAACCACGATCCGACAAAATACAAAGCACCAAGTTACACTTTTGGCAAAACCTGTCACACGAGCAAACAACAAATCTCACCTGGACCTGCCCACTTTATCCCCTCCAACATCACAAAAACTGGCCGTGATGGAACACCGGCATTTTCATTTGGCAGACGCCGGAAGGAGCGGGCGCGAGAGGAAATCCCTGCACCCAGTGAGCAAAACACATAATTATTGGACTGTTGCGATGGTGGTCAGTAAACAAGATGACAGtaattgcatatttttttgtgcttttttttttagactgctACCACATTGCAAATTCAGAGAAGGCCACGTTTCGTTCCTCTCCTGCTTACACGTTGTCTACAAGGTGGAAACAAGCAGTGCCAAGCTACCAGACCACTCCTGGTAACATTCTACTGATAgatcatatatactgtatatatataaagaaaaagagagagagactcatAAGTGGTGACACTGGGTGCATGTGTGTCAATATATGCTTCTCAAACTATTGAACAAAACCTGAGTGTGCACCCTCACTGGCTACTGAAACCAAGGGAAGTGGGAACGTCTGTTGTCCTGTTTATTCTTCAAGTAACGTTACCGCCGTGCATGTTGGGGCAGTGACCTTGTGCCCTCTATTTACCATCCATCTGCCTCTGACCTTTGATCCTCATACAGTGTATGCGATACATAATATTCTGCCTGTCACTGCAGGTCCAGCATCCAACATGTTGCCTCCTGTTCTGGGATCCAAAACTGTGAACATACCCGCAGTGCCTTCACACACAATCTGTGGTCGCAGCAAAATTGGCAACTTTTTTAATGATTTGGCACAGGTAGACATATATAAGACcttattttatgttttctttATCCATCCTGGTTTAATTGATACATCCTCTTGCAGACTCCGGGCCCTGCAGCCTATCAAGCTGTGGACCCCAAAACTTACCTTAGGAAATCTCCAGAGTACAGCATGCCAGCCCGCAACTTCCTACCTACAAGCTTTACAAAGACACCAGCACCTGGAGTCTACTGCCCTGAGAAGGCAGGAGGCTTTACTCTTTTTATACTAAATGTAAAGGGAAATCGAGCAGATAGAAATGGGAGACCTTCCATAAGAGCAACCGATAGAGACTCTCAGCGCTTTGCTCTCTAGCCACATGTACTGGTACTTATGAAAATATAAATGTAGTTAAGTATTATTGTCATTGTACTGGGCAACTATTTTAGTAGGTTAACAATACAATTTGTTGCATTGAAGTAATTGACACATACTGTTATATCAATGTTGGATTATTTGAATGAAGGCCTTTTATGTTCTAGGTCACAACCTCACATGTAAAAGCCCCATCCTTCAGCTTTGGAAGACATCATTCGGAAAACACCCTAATCCCCCTTACGGACTTGGATCGTTCTCAACGCTCATTAACACTTATTTAACTTCACGCTGATCAAAGGGGTAAAATACATCTTGTGGGAATGAAAAGGAGGGTCCAACTGAAAGACAATGAATGCACTTTCCACTTGAGAGCAGCTATTACCAAACACTTTATGTCACACGCACTGTCTCAACATCCTCATAGGGATGGCACACCCTcagaaacagcaaaaaaaaaggccaatcaTGATTATAGCAACCACAAAATAGATCGATTTTATTATTTGGGTATCATATTTCGCATTCATTTTAGTGGttgtcctcatgagggtctaggttgagctggagcctatctcatcTGACTTTGGGAGAGAGGCAGGGCCTGTATTGGTCGCccgtcaattgcagggcatatattgaccccccccccccccccccatccctacgccaccccccacctccttcCAAAAAAGTCACCCAGAGTATGGACAATTTCGATTGATCAGTGGACCAAAAATGCATGTTTCTAAAATGTTGTAGAAAGCTGTAGTGCCTGAAGAAAATTCATGCAAGCATgagaaacatgcaaacttcacacagggtgggCGTGAGTCTGGGTTCCCGTCCAGAACTCCAGAactgaggcagacgtgctaactacaAGGTCACCATGTTTTATATATAagtatttttgtattatttaaaaaaaatgttgagaaagAAAATTACACACCACACTGCAATTTTAATGTTGTACCTGTTTTGTGAATCAGCTCTAgaatattttgcaataaaagagtATAAGGATATTCTAAGCATTTGAGTTTCTTCAAAACCGTTGTTTGGAAAAGTGCCAAAATCTTGAGAAAACCATAATTTCTCTAAAAACGCTATccatttcatcatttcatttcGTGTAAATCAATAATTAACCACCCAGATTGTATTGCAAACATAAAACCTTATATCAATGCGAAATCACAACAATGGAGTAAGTCCGTTCGAGCACTGATTAATTTAGTTCCACTTGTGGTTTGATGTATGTCGCATCTTGTTGCAAAGATAAGTTACGTAAGAACAGCAAAGTACAGTACAAGATCTATGAAAAATAACTGATCAAAAAATGTGACGAATGCAGTTTCATAGTGCAATGCAAAATTGAAGTCATTTCTTTAAACTGCGCATTTGCAAACacgattaaaaacattttaatcagaACGTTTTACTACTAAAGTTTAAGAAACAAAACGTTGCTAAGGTAACAGGAATGTACCATGTCAAAGAACTTTCTGACAGGCACTAGTAAGGACAGCCAAGTCGAAGAAGAGGTCCTTTGGGCGTCCCCGTTGCATAGAAACACAAACCCCCAATACGGATTTGTACGTTTATAAACGGAaagatattttacatttttacagcGATAGAGTTGACTATACAAGATATAAATGCATACAGATATATACGTTATAAATAGTCGCAAGGTGGTTGAAAATGTAACTTAATATCCGTCGTAATTCGTTTATTCGCCTCGATCGGCCAGTTAGCAAATCAGAGTGCACAATTACGTGTAAAATCCACTcgtttcatttagacaaaatgtTTCCTCAGCTGCAGTCGTTCTCTACTCGTCGGTTTGATTTCTTTTAAACCGACAACTAATCAATCAAATGCACAGAGGCGAAAAATAACGCACACACGTTGATACGTCTCTGCTAACAAGCCGGCGGACGCGGTGAACCACTCTTAGTTACGTTGGGAAGCTATTTCGCAATGTCGAAATCGTTTTAATTTGAAGCGGAGACGAATAAAAACAATCTAGAAGGTGCAGGAGGAGGTTAGGAAATGGCCGCTGAAGATGATGATCACAAAATATCCGAGCTGGACCAAAAGAAGTACGATGCGGACGAACAAGTGAAGATCATCTGTCTGGGAGACAGTGCCGTCGGTAAATCTAAGTAAGTTGTCAAAAAGCAACTGTCATTGTGAACTTGTTGGTTTGAAACATTTCTTCTCTTCTTCAGGCTGATGGAGAGGTTTCTCCTGGACGAATAGTATCCTTTGCGTGGAGGGACAACCACTAcacggacaaaagtattgggttaCCAACACATTACATCGCCTTATGACATTCCATGGGGAATGATATTTCCGGTACCATGATGCCCCTGTGAAGCTACAATTGCTTCCAAACGTGTGGGAATGAATGACCAAAACCACACACATAACTGATCGTTTGCCAAATAGCATAacgtaaaaccaaaaaaaaaaaaaaaatcctgatccaACTCCTACCTTTGTCTAATAACCTATTGCTACTACTATTACATTGCACTGTCCAAAGCAGAGGTGGTAAAAGTACTGACAATCTATACTTTACAAGTTTTCTGGATTCTGCAGTACTGTATTGTACTCCACGGCCTACGCTTTACTGCAGCAGTCATCAGTTGCCAGTTGTGCAACTATGTTCCCGATTAAAACAAGGCAAGCTGACTCGCTATTCATTCTGGGGAAAATTACTTAATTATTTCTTAATTCCTTCTTCAGTCGCCCACAACAGTTGTCAACGTACGCTTTGACACTCTACAAACATACAGCCACTCTGGCCAATAGGACCGTATCAGTGGGTatgtgccacacacacacacacacacacacgcacacacacacgcacacgcacacacgcacacacgcacacacgcacacacgcacacgcacacactaggGGTATAAAGtggccccatctccaaccttccatttatctaaaaaatccttgaaaaaactgttgctgctcaactccactcccacctgtcccttcact is a window from the Hippocampus zosterae strain Florida chromosome 3, ASM2543408v3, whole genome shotgun sequence genome containing:
- the LOC127597336 gene encoding outer dense fiber protein 3-B-like is translated as MPGEKPNVGGVVGPKRSLYALPSLTGANNHDPTKYKAPSYTFGKTCHTSKQQISPGPAHFIPSNITKTGRDGTPAFSFGRRRKERAREEIPAPNCYHIANSEKATFRSSPAYTLSTRWKQAVPSYQTTPGPASNMLPPVLGSKTVNIPAVPSHTICGRSKIGNFFNDLAQTPGPAAYQAVDPKTYLRKSPEYSMPARNFLPTSFTKTPAPGVYCPEKVTTSHVKAPSFSFGRHHSENTLIPLTDLDRSQRSLTLI